A genomic window from Streptomyces sp. HUAS YS2 includes:
- a CDS encoding DUF397 domain-containing protein — MGSGPKNARWRKSSFSGNTGGDCIEVADLAPHVAVRDSKNPAGPVLTLAPAAFAAFVEAAAQDRIGR, encoded by the coding sequence ATGGGGAGCGGCCCGAAGAACGCGCGGTGGCGTAAGTCTTCGTTCAGTGGCAACACCGGCGGCGACTGCATCGAGGTCGCCGACCTCGCCCCCCACGTCGCCGTCCGCGACTCCAAGAACCCCGCCGGCCCCGTCCTCACCCTCGCCCCCGCCGCCTTCGCGGCATTCGTCGAGGCCGCGGCGCAGGACCGGATCGGTCGGTGA
- a CDS encoding DNA-binding protein: MLDHPISADALAEMERCDRPLTVDDLVAIAYVLNTTPAVLLSHIPIDMPEPEGPFATGLPSDVDPTELRAWIEGKTTLDRESRVRWWEEWAGRLRVRSAHHEEQLQGVYAELRELGDLAVQEADAPPVQRLQWRIQDGEHALNQSEVALALTEHRLGNLREDA, from the coding sequence ATGCTCGATCACCCGATCTCAGCCGACGCTCTCGCGGAGATGGAGCGATGCGATCGCCCCCTGACCGTCGATGATCTCGTCGCGATCGCCTACGTGCTCAACACGACCCCCGCGGTGCTGCTGTCGCACATCCCTATCGACATGCCGGAACCCGAGGGGCCTTTTGCCACGGGGCTCCCGAGTGACGTCGACCCAACCGAGCTCCGTGCCTGGATCGAGGGGAAGACCACGCTCGACCGCGAGTCGCGGGTGCGCTGGTGGGAAGAGTGGGCTGGCCGCCTCAGGGTCCGGTCAGCACACCACGAGGAACAGCTGCAGGGAGTGTACGCAGAGCTGCGTGAACTCGGCGACCTGGCAGTCCAAGAAGCAGATGCCCCGCCCGTGCAGCGTCTGCAGTGGCGCATCCAGGACGGCGAGCACGCGCTCAACCAGTCCGAAGTCGCACTGGCGTTGACTGAGCATCGACTCGGCAACCTCCGAGAAGACGCCTGA
- a CDS encoding ATP-binding protein gives MNHVTEATYRMGFTVGEHSARHMRRILRSFLVHWRLPHLVDAAELALTELVANVVRHVPDRRCAVIVLREPYGLRVEVADGVPGSVAAKGGDPLDEGGRGLLLVEAVTDRWGVEEAGDGKRVWFECDA, from the coding sequence ATGAATCACGTAACTGAGGCGACCTACCGCATGGGGTTCACCGTCGGTGAGCACTCCGCCCGCCACATGCGCCGCATCCTGCGCAGCTTTCTCGTCCACTGGCGGCTGCCCCACCTCGTCGACGCCGCCGAGCTCGCGCTCACCGAGCTCGTCGCGAACGTCGTGCGGCACGTGCCGGACCGGCGGTGCGCGGTGATCGTGCTGCGCGAGCCGTACGGGCTGCGGGTCGAGGTCGCTGACGGGGTGCCCGGCTCGGTCGCCGCGAAGGGCGGGGATCCGCTGGACGAGGGCGGGCGGGGGTTGCTGCTGGTGGAGGCGGTGACGGACCGGTGGGGGGTGGAGGAGGCGGGGGACGGGAAGAGGGTGTGGTTCGAGTGCGACGCGTAG
- a CDS encoding N-acetylmuramoyl-L-alanine amidase — MPHHRKILAVTLSAAACAALAGCGSGSGAAPRAAAKSPTTKSPTAKGPDAKSGVNPAASAPAPGAARAALPLAGRTVVVDPGHNPGNFQHTADINKKVDIGTHPKECDTTGTSTADNYTEAAFTLDVSHRLRDLLKAQGATVVLTHDADRPFGPCIDERARLGNAAKADAVVSVHADGSAAGHRGFHVILPALVQSGAADTSKIVGPSRTLGERIATHFASATGTSPANYIGSGTGLDIRSDLGGLNLSTVPKVFLECGNMRDPKDAALLSNAAWRQKAARGIADGIGTYLKG, encoded by the coding sequence GTGCCCCACCACCGGAAGATCCTCGCCGTCACGCTGTCCGCCGCCGCCTGCGCCGCGCTCGCCGGGTGCGGCAGCGGCTCCGGCGCCGCACCCCGGGCCGCCGCGAAGAGCCCCACGACGAAGAGCCCCACAGCGAAGGGTCCCGACGCGAAGAGCGGGGTGAACCCGGCCGCGTCCGCGCCGGCGCCCGGCGCCGCCCGCGCCGCGCTGCCTCTCGCCGGCCGGACCGTCGTCGTCGACCCGGGGCACAATCCGGGTAATTTCCAACACACCGCCGATATCAACAAGAAGGTCGATATCGGGACCCATCCCAAGGAATGCGACACCACGGGTACCTCCACCGCGGACAACTACACGGAAGCCGCATTCACCCTGGATGTTTCACACCGTCTGCGGGATCTCCTCAAGGCGCAGGGTGCGACGGTCGTCCTCACCCACGACGCCGACCGGCCCTTCGGGCCGTGCATCGACGAGCGCGCCCGCCTCGGCAACGCCGCGAAGGCCGACGCCGTGGTGTCGGTGCACGCGGACGGTTCGGCCGCGGGACACCGGGGTTTCCACGTGATCCTGCCCGCCCTCGTCCAGTCGGGGGCCGCGGACACCTCGAAGATCGTGGGGCCGTCGCGTACCCTCGGCGAGCGCATCGCCACACACTTCGCGAGCGCCACCGGCACGTCGCCGGCCAACTACATTGGTTCCGGCACCGGGTTGGACATCCGCTCGGACCTCGGCGGGCTGAATCTCTCGACCGTTCCCAAGGTCTTCCTGGAATGCGGCAATATGCGTGATCCGAAGGATGCCGCGTTGCTCTCGAATGCGGC
- a CDS encoding class I SAM-dependent methyltransferase, producing the protein MPAPEILSAFESAKGFMPVKEGLALYEAAAEAAKLGLPLLEVGTYCGRSTILLADVAREAGVMAVTVDHHRGSEEQQPGWEYHDPTVVDPEVGLMDTLPTFRRTLRKAGLEDHVIAVVGRSPQVAKVWAGELGFVFIDGGHTDEHATNDYEGWAPKVAEGGLLVVHDVFPNPEDGGQAPYRIYCRAIESGAFEEISVTDSLRVLRRVGAGI; encoded by the coding sequence ATGCCCGCCCCCGAGATCCTTTCCGCCTTCGAGTCGGCCAAGGGCTTCATGCCCGTCAAGGAGGGGCTGGCGCTGTACGAGGCCGCCGCCGAGGCGGCGAAGCTCGGGCTTCCGCTCCTCGAGGTCGGGACGTACTGCGGCCGGTCGACGATCCTGCTGGCGGACGTGGCGCGGGAGGCCGGGGTGATGGCGGTGACGGTGGACCACCACCGGGGCAGCGAGGAGCAGCAGCCGGGGTGGGAGTACCACGACCCGACGGTCGTGGACCCGGAGGTCGGACTGATGGACACGCTGCCGACGTTCCGCCGCACGCTGCGCAAGGCGGGTCTGGAGGACCACGTGATCGCCGTCGTCGGCCGCTCGCCGCAGGTGGCGAAGGTGTGGGCGGGCGAACTCGGCTTCGTGTTCATCGACGGCGGGCACACCGACGAGCACGCCACGAACGACTACGAGGGCTGGGCCCCCAAGGTCGCCGAGGGAGGTCTGCTGGTCGTGCACGACGTGTTCCCGAACCCGGAGGACGGCGGCCAGGCCCCGTACCGGATCTACTGCCGGGCCATCGAGTCGGGGGCGTTCGAGGAGATCTCGGTCACCGACTCGCTCCGCGTGCTGCGCCGCGTGGGCGCGGGGATCTGA
- a CDS encoding helix-turn-helix transcriptional regulator: MSNIRDLDPSASPLDYYGSELRRLREEANLKQPDLGRLVYCTGSLIGQIETAKKVPTREFSERVDAALLTGGVFSRLVGLVLRSQLPAWFQAYAELEAKAAYISTYQSQLVYGLLQTEAYARSVLATGLPKRLSDLVAARMERQRILKRDRPPMVWVVLDEAALHRPIGGHDVMRNQLERLLSYSDQRWVRVQVLPYEAGEHASLIGSFNLLRFDDDPDVVYTEDVISGHTTANPETVREATLRYAHLQASALSVEDSAELILRVMEERYGERPEERAVA; the protein is encoded by the coding sequence GTGAGCAACATCCGTGACCTGGATCCCAGCGCGTCTCCGCTGGACTACTACGGCTCCGAGTTGAGACGGCTGAGAGAGGAGGCGAACCTCAAGCAGCCGGATCTGGGGCGGCTCGTCTACTGCACGGGTTCTCTGATCGGCCAGATCGAGACGGCGAAGAAGGTCCCGACGCGGGAGTTCTCGGAACGGGTCGACGCGGCGCTGCTGACGGGCGGGGTGTTCAGTCGCTTGGTGGGGCTGGTGCTGCGGAGTCAGCTGCCGGCGTGGTTCCAGGCGTACGCGGAGCTGGAGGCGAAGGCGGCGTACATCTCGACCTACCAGTCGCAGCTGGTCTACGGCCTGTTGCAGACGGAGGCGTACGCGCGGTCGGTACTGGCAACGGGGTTGCCGAAGAGGTTGAGCGATCTCGTCGCGGCACGAATGGAGCGCCAGCGAATCCTGAAGAGGGACCGCCCACCCATGGTCTGGGTCGTGTTGGACGAGGCCGCGCTGCACAGGCCGATCGGCGGCCACGATGTGATGCGTAACCAACTGGAGCGCCTGTTGAGTTACTCGGACCAGCGCTGGGTCCGGGTGCAGGTTCTCCCGTACGAGGCAGGCGAGCACGCCAGCTTGATCGGATCGTTCAACCTGCTCCGGTTCGACGATGACCCTGACGTGGTCTACACGGAGGACGTCATCTCGGGGCACACGACGGCCAATCCTGAGACGGTGCGCGAAGCAACGCTTCGTTACGCTCACTTGCAGGCCTCCGCCCTTTCCGTGGAGGATTCGGCGGAACTGATCTTGCGCGTGATGGAGGAACGTTATGGGGAGCGGCCCGAAGAACGCGCGGTGGCGTAA